A portion of the Flavobacterium magnum genome contains these proteins:
- a CDS encoding FG-GAP-like repeat-containing protein has product MKNYPNKRSSALSKILAFVAMVSSGMALAQNSCQTATPITVGMYTVPAIDGSNISSVCSNAGAAEWYAYTPSANYTVTVSSDFEQNICGDTNFVVYTGDCANLSCYVEDDDSGSLACNTAPFNSYLSKKTFDVQAGMTYYIAWDSRWNTNGFDFQLTEAPQAVVPVSYISQNIPTIPTGNSIYNNCVVDMNGDHLDDLVNVSSHTLKIHYQLPDHTFSNTTFNIPGTGNLPDWSIAAGDYNRDGFNDLLLGSGNGLTFWKSNETGSAYTNITPGQYIFCQRTNFVDINNDGNLDAFSCHDVQRNVYYINDGNGGMTYYQSGTTPGAYNLGLTTTGGNYASLWTDYDNDGDVDMFISKCSGPPCELHRNDGNGVFTDVSAQAGINVTPIQSWSSAIADFDNDGDMDIMIGSNGGVGHKFFRNDLDTTNNVEEPFANITAGSGWDTDSTNNRDYIAYDFDNNGWIDVMSTGGRIMFNQGNMTFAPSNYSALNMGAVGDLNNDGFLDILNENMIRYAVPNGNHWIKVALNGVQSNANGIAARVEIYGSWGKQIRDVRSGEGFEFMSTLNTHFGIGSATDIQKLVINWPNGTIDVVENPAIDSMITINEGAFPLAVTAAQGDEFVMYPNPVSDVINIKSKSNAAIIKAEIFDLSGKLLFKKESVNSTVPVSTLSSGTYIIKVLDVSGKQYTHKFVKS; this is encoded by the coding sequence TTGAAAAATTACCCCAATAAAAGAAGCTCGGCGCTTTCGAAAATCCTGGCCTTCGTTGCCATGGTAAGTTCAGGAATGGCATTGGCTCAAAACAGTTGCCAGACTGCGACCCCAATAACTGTAGGCATGTACACGGTGCCGGCCATTGATGGCTCAAACATCTCATCAGTCTGTTCAAATGCAGGCGCGGCAGAATGGTATGCATACACCCCTTCAGCCAACTACACGGTAACGGTGAGTTCCGACTTTGAGCAGAATATATGCGGCGATACTAATTTTGTGGTATATACCGGCGACTGCGCAAACCTCAGCTGTTATGTGGAAGACGATGATTCGGGCTCTTTAGCCTGCAACACCGCACCGTTCAACAGTTATCTCTCGAAAAAGACTTTTGATGTACAGGCTGGCATGACCTATTATATTGCATGGGACAGCCGCTGGAATACTAACGGATTCGATTTCCAGCTTACTGAGGCGCCGCAGGCTGTCGTGCCGGTTTCTTATATCTCCCAAAACATCCCGACAATCCCGACAGGAAACAGCATTTACAATAATTGTGTCGTGGATATGAACGGGGATCACCTGGACGACCTGGTGAATGTGAGCTCCCATACACTGAAGATCCATTACCAGCTCCCTGACCATACATTTTCAAACACTACATTCAACATCCCCGGAACAGGCAACCTGCCCGATTGGAGCATTGCAGCCGGCGATTACAACAGGGACGGGTTTAACGACCTATTATTGGGTAGCGGAAACGGACTGACCTTCTGGAAATCGAACGAGACCGGTAGCGCTTACACAAATATCACGCCGGGCCAGTACATTTTCTGCCAAAGGACAAACTTCGTCGACATCAATAACGACGGAAACCTCGATGCATTCTCCTGCCACGATGTGCAACGCAATGTCTACTACATCAACGACGGGAACGGTGGCATGACCTACTACCAATCTGGAACGACACCAGGTGCTTACAACCTCGGACTTACCACTACCGGCGGCAACTATGCTTCGCTTTGGACGGATTATGACAACGACGGCGATGTGGACATGTTCATCTCAAAATGTTCAGGGCCTCCGTGCGAGTTGCACCGAAATGACGGAAACGGCGTCTTTACTGATGTGTCCGCACAGGCGGGCATCAATGTCACTCCGATCCAATCATGGTCTTCAGCAATCGCTGACTTTGATAACGACGGCGATATGGACATCATGATCGGTTCCAATGGCGGTGTGGGCCACAAATTTTTCAGGAATGACCTTGATACGACAAACAATGTGGAAGAACCTTTTGCGAACATTACGGCCGGTTCAGGCTGGGATACCGACAGCACAAACAACCGTGATTATATCGCGTACGACTTTGACAACAACGGCTGGATCGATGTAATGAGCACCGGTGGCCGGATTATGTTCAATCAGGGCAACATGACATTCGCGCCTTCCAATTACAGTGCTTTAAATATGGGCGCCGTCGGAGATTTGAATAACGACGGTTTTCTTGACATCTTAAATGAAAACATGATCCGATATGCCGTGCCAAACGGCAACCACTGGATTAAAGTGGCACTCAACGGCGTGCAAAGCAACGCCAACGGAATTGCAGCCAGGGTAGAAATTTACGGTTCCTGGGGCAAACAGATCAGGGATGTGCGCAGTGGAGAAGGGTTTGAATTCATGAGCACATTAAATACCCATTTTGGGATAGGCAGCGCAACAGATATCCAAAAACTCGTGATCAACTGGCCAAATGGCACGATCGACGTGGTTGAAAATCCTGCGATTGACAGCATGATCACTATCAATGAAGGTGCATTCCCGCTTGCAGTGACGGCCGCCCAGGGCGACGAGTTCGTGATGTATCCGAATCCGGTGAGTGACGTCATCAACATCAAATCAAAATCAAATGCCGCAATCATCAAGGCGGAGATTTTCGATCTGAGTGGAAAGCTGCTGTTTAAGAAAGAGTCCGTAAACAGTACTGTTCCGGTAAGCACGCTTTCTTCGGGAACTTACATCATCAAAGTATTGGATGTCAGCGGAAAGCAATACACGCACAAATTCGTGAAATCATAA
- a CDS encoding FG-GAP-like repeat-containing protein, with protein MKKEYSKRRRSRTSISIMLVMFSILSIQQSFAQNTCANALPITAGVYTVDAIDGLNITGTTCSNASLAEWFAYTPTANYSVTVSSDLAQNICGDTNFSVYTGNCGSLNCYTKDDDSGVILCNTPPNDNQSYLSKKTFDVMAGVTYYIAWDNKYNTNGFDFQLTEAPFVPSPCYTATPITAGLTTVTAINGSNVNTACSTTTMANWYAYVPTQDYFITVTSDLPQNICKNTNFSVYKGSCSGGLTCVISDDNSGAIACNSGNTQSNLSIKSFNVTAGTIYYIAWDNKWSTAGFDFELIESPTPCSSAIAVNAGTYTVGAIDSTNMTTSCSTATMGKWYKYVPSQDFHVTISSDLPQNICKDTNFSVYKGSCSNTLTCVTSDDNSGTIACNSGNVFSNLSRKSFDAEGGVTYYIAWDNKWSADGFDFEITEEEISVPVNFTSQTIATINSTYNICIADMNGDLLDDLVGVSTNLLKTHYQNADGTFTPVSFTVPGNSNQPAWSMAAGDLNKDGFNDLLLGGINGLTFWKSNATGTGYTSDTPGQYIFCQRTNFIDIDNDGNLDAFSCHDVNRNVYYINDGSANMTYYQSGTTPGAYNLGLTQTGGNYASLWMDYDNDGDTDLFISKCSGPPCELHRNDGNGVFTDISVQAGISYQPVTSWSSAIGDFDNDGDMDILIGKNGTVGARLYRNDLDKTNSVEEPFSNITAGSGWDTDSTNNTDYVTYDFDNDGWLDIFGTGGKIMFNQHDMSFLPTYYNALNPGPIGDLNNDGFLDIQNGSTIRFSVPNGNHWIKVGLKGQQSNSNGIAARVEIYGAWGKQIRDIRSGEGFEFMNTLNAHFGIGAATAIDKLVIIWPSGTIDVVNNPSIDSMVTINEGAFPLSVTEAQTDAFAIYPNPANDVINIRSKSNTAIIKAEIFDLTGKRVLRKDSVNQVIPVNMLSSGTYIIKVLDVNGRQYTQKFVKS; from the coding sequence ATGAAAAAGGAATACTCCAAAAGGAGACGGTCACGCACCAGCATTTCGATTATGCTGGTCATGTTTTCGATACTCTCCATCCAGCAATCTTTCGCACAGAATACTTGTGCCAATGCGCTCCCCATTACAGCCGGCGTATATACTGTAGACGCGATTGACGGCTTGAATATCACCGGCACGACCTGTTCTAATGCATCTTTGGCCGAATGGTTTGCGTACACACCCACGGCCAATTACAGCGTAACGGTCTCTTCTGATTTGGCCCAGAACATTTGCGGTGATACAAACTTCAGCGTGTATACCGGAAACTGCGGCAGCCTGAACTGTTACACAAAGGATGATGATTCCGGGGTAATCTTGTGTAATACGCCTCCAAACGACAACCAATCGTACCTTTCCAAAAAAACATTTGACGTGATGGCCGGCGTCACTTATTACATTGCCTGGGACAACAAATACAACACCAACGGCTTTGACTTCCAACTTACCGAAGCGCCATTTGTACCCAGTCCCTGCTACACTGCGACACCCATTACCGCGGGTTTGACTACCGTAACCGCCATCAACGGCTCTAATGTAAACACAGCCTGCTCTACAACGACTATGGCCAACTGGTACGCTTATGTGCCGACGCAGGATTATTTCATTACCGTCACATCGGATTTACCGCAGAATATTTGTAAGAACACCAATTTCAGTGTTTACAAGGGTTCCTGCTCAGGCGGACTGACCTGCGTGATCAGTGATGACAATTCGGGTGCCATTGCCTGCAACTCGGGCAATACGCAGTCCAACCTTTCCATAAAATCGTTTAACGTTACGGCCGGAACAATCTATTATATCGCCTGGGACAACAAGTGGAGCACAGCAGGTTTCGATTTTGAGCTGATTGAATCGCCTACCCCGTGTTCAAGCGCGATTGCCGTGAATGCAGGCACCTATACCGTAGGTGCAATTGACAGCACCAATATGACCACCAGCTGCTCGACAGCTACCATGGGCAAATGGTACAAATATGTCCCGTCCCAGGATTTCCATGTCACCATCAGCTCAGATTTACCGCAGAACATCTGTAAAGACACCAACTTCAGTGTCTATAAAGGGAGCTGTTCGAACACGCTCACCTGCGTAACCAGTGACGACAACTCAGGCACCATCGCCTGCAACTCCGGCAACGTCTTCTCAAACTTATCAAGAAAATCTTTTGACGCCGAGGGCGGCGTAACCTATTACATCGCCTGGGATAACAAATGGAGTGCAGACGGTTTTGATTTTGAAATTACAGAAGAGGAAATCAGCGTACCCGTGAACTTTACGTCTCAGACCATTGCGACGATCAACAGTACCTATAATATCTGCATCGCAGACATGAATGGTGATCTGCTTGATGATCTCGTTGGGGTAAGCACCAACCTGCTCAAGACCCACTACCAGAATGCGGACGGCACTTTCACCCCTGTCTCTTTCACAGTTCCGGGAAACAGCAACCAGCCCGCGTGGAGTATGGCTGCCGGTGACCTCAACAAGGATGGTTTTAATGACTTGCTGCTGGGCGGTATCAACGGACTGACATTCTGGAAGTCCAATGCTACCGGCACCGGATATACCAGCGATACACCGGGTCAGTACATTTTCTGTCAAAGGACAAATTTCATTGACATCGATAATGACGGAAATCTCGACGCATTTTCCTGCCACGACGTGAACCGTAACGTGTATTATATCAATGACGGCAGCGCGAACATGACGTATTACCAATCCGGAACCACTCCGGGAGCATACAATCTGGGGCTCACCCAAACCGGCGGAAATTATGCTTCGCTGTGGATGGATTATGACAACGACGGCGACACCGATCTTTTCATCTCAAAATGTTCCGGGCCACCATGTGAGTTACACCGCAATGACGGTAATGGCGTCTTTACCGACATCTCTGTTCAGGCAGGGATCAGTTACCAGCCGGTCACAAGCTGGTCATCGGCCATTGGCGATTTTGACAATGACGGCGACATGGACATCCTGATTGGTAAAAATGGTACTGTAGGGGCCAGGCTTTACCGGAACGATTTGGATAAAACCAATAGTGTGGAAGAACCATTTTCCAACATCACTGCGGGTTCGGGATGGGATACCGACAGTACCAACAATACCGATTATGTCACTTACGATTTTGACAATGACGGATGGCTGGACATTTTCGGGACAGGCGGAAAAATCATGTTCAACCAGCACGACATGTCATTCCTTCCGACATATTACAACGCGCTGAACCCCGGGCCGATCGGCGATCTGAATAACGATGGCTTCCTTGACATCCAAAATGGCAGTACCATACGGTTTTCGGTGCCAAATGGCAACCATTGGATCAAAGTAGGATTGAAAGGCCAGCAAAGCAACAGCAACGGCATTGCAGCACGGGTCGAAATTTACGGTGCCTGGGGCAAACAGATCCGCGATATCAGGTCCGGTGAGGGATTTGAATTCATGAACACACTCAACGCCCACTTCGGGATCGGCGCGGCGACTGCCATCGACAAACTAGTCATCATCTGGCCCAGCGGGACAATCGATGTTGTCAACAATCCGTCGATTGACAGTATGGTGACGATCAATGAAGGCGCCTTCCCGCTATCAGTAACCGAAGCGCAAACCGATGCTTTTGCGATTTATCCCAACCCGGCAAACGACGTGATCAACATCAGGTCAAAATCGAATACGGCAATCATTAAAGCGGAAATTTTTGATCTTACCGGAAAACGGGTGCTCAGGAAAGATTCCGTAAATCAGGTCATTCCTGTCAATATGCTCTCGTCAGGAACTTACATCATCAAAGTCCTTGACGTCAATGGCCGGCAGTATACCCAAAAATTTGTAAAATCGTAA